One genomic segment of Vibrio fluvialis includes these proteins:
- a CDS encoding DUF6279 family lipoprotein — MAKWIALLLSTLVLVGCGTKFVYHNIDWIVIDYLEDYVDLTDEQEDRLSDRIMLLSQWHQSAELPAYIEQLDQWLALDPASFTEQDLKQQQALINDHYQRLLSKFLPDVYQLANNLSDAQAEEFLQGVAKRHQKFADKYQGLSEPQIRGRYVERISERMEQWLGDLTPVQQTLVKQWANEVQVTTNDWMAFQASLRNELRTLLDERHEESRFSTHLQALLFEPEQYYSPVLKAKQKYNDSISDKYVVQIVRLATPKQVRYFRDEVSGWKQLAQELNDDAKSSARLPFNKQRAEQTKEQG; from the coding sequence ATGGCGAAATGGATAGCGCTTTTGCTCAGCACGCTGGTGCTGGTGGGGTGCGGCACTAAATTTGTTTATCACAATATCGACTGGATCGTTATTGACTATCTGGAAGATTACGTTGATTTGACCGACGAGCAGGAAGATAGGTTGAGCGATCGCATCATGCTGCTCAGCCAGTGGCACCAGAGTGCCGAGCTGCCCGCTTACATTGAGCAGCTCGATCAGTGGCTAGCACTCGACCCGGCGAGCTTTACCGAGCAGGATCTCAAGCAGCAGCAAGCGTTGATCAATGACCATTATCAGCGTCTGCTGAGTAAGTTTCTTCCCGACGTTTATCAGCTAGCCAATAACCTCAGTGACGCGCAGGCTGAGGAGTTTTTGCAGGGTGTGGCCAAGCGCCATCAGAAATTCGCCGATAAATATCAGGGGCTCAGTGAGCCTCAGATCCGCGGCCGTTACGTCGAACGCATCTCCGAACGGATGGAGCAATGGCTGGGCGATTTGACTCCAGTGCAGCAAACACTGGTGAAGCAGTGGGCCAATGAGGTGCAGGTGACCACCAACGATTGGATGGCGTTTCAGGCCAGTCTGCGCAATGAGCTCAGAACCCTGCTTGATGAGCGCCATGAGGAGTCAAGGTTCAGCACTCATCTGCAAGCCTTGTTGTTTGAGCCGGAGCAGTACTACAGTCCGGTGCTGAAAGCGAAGCAAAAGTATAACGACAGCATCAGCGACAAATACGTGGTGCAGATTGTGCGTTTAGCGACACCGAAGCAAGTGCGCTATTTCCGTGATGAAGTGAGCGGATGGAAGCAACTGGCGCAGGAGCTGAATGACGATGCAAAAAGCAGTGCGCGTCTGCCCTTCAACAAGCAAAGGGCAGAGCAAACGAAAGAGCAGGGTTAA